In Solidesulfovibrio fructosivorans JJ], one DNA window encodes the following:
- the icd gene encoding NADP-dependent isocitrate dehydrogenase, with amino-acid sequence MEKTVYWIEGDGIGPDVWKAGRPVLDAAVEKAYGGSRKLVWKELLAGGKAYKETGDYLPEATLTALKGAELAFKGPLATPVGGGFRSLNVTLRQVLDLYACIRPIRYFKGIESPVKRPDLVDMVIYRENTEDVYAGIEYATGTPEAKKLIAFLRDELGAKVDDSAGVGVKPITPAGSKRLVRKAIQFAVDTGRKSVTLVHKGNIMKYTEGLFRACGYEVAAGEFADTVMTEEDAAAGGNKPVVIKDRIADNMFQVALMRPQDYSVIATTNLNGDYISDALAAQVGGLGLAPGVNMSEKLAFFEPTHGIAPALAGKDKANPGSLILSGAMMLEHIGWNEAAGLIHDSMDKTISEKKVTVDLADQIPGATTIGCAAFGEALAKNL; translated from the coding sequence ATGGAAAAGACGGTATATTGGATCGAGGGCGACGGTATCGGCCCGGATGTCTGGAAGGCCGGTCGACCGGTCCTCGACGCCGCCGTGGAAAAAGCCTATGGCGGCAGCCGCAAGCTGGTGTGGAAGGAGCTGCTGGCCGGCGGCAAGGCGTACAAGGAAACCGGCGATTATCTGCCCGAGGCGACCCTGACCGCGCTCAAAGGCGCGGAGCTGGCCTTCAAGGGCCCGCTGGCCACCCCGGTCGGCGGCGGTTTCCGCAGCCTCAACGTCACCCTGCGTCAGGTTCTCGACCTCTACGCCTGCATCCGCCCCATCCGTTACTTCAAGGGCATCGAATCCCCGGTCAAGCGTCCCGATCTCGTGGACATGGTCATCTACCGCGAGAACACCGAGGACGTGTACGCCGGCATCGAATATGCCACAGGCACGCCCGAGGCCAAAAAGCTCATCGCCTTCCTGCGCGACGAACTTGGGGCCAAAGTGGACGACAGCGCCGGCGTCGGCGTCAAGCCCATCACCCCGGCCGGCTCCAAGCGTCTCGTGCGCAAGGCCATCCAGTTCGCCGTGGACACCGGACGCAAAAGCGTCACCCTGGTGCACAAGGGCAATATCATGAAATACACCGAGGGCCTGTTTCGGGCCTGCGGGTACGAAGTGGCGGCCGGCGAATTCGCCGATACGGTCATGACCGAGGAGGACGCGGCGGCCGGCGGCAACAAGCCCGTGGTCATCAAGGACCGCATCGCGGACAACATGTTCCAGGTGGCGCTCATGCGGCCCCAGGACTATTCGGTCATCGCCACGACGAACCTCAACGGCGACTACATCTCCGACGCCCTGGCCGCCCAGGTCGGCGGCCTCGGCCTGGCTCCGGGCGTCAACATGAGCGAAAAGCTGGCCTTTTTCGAGCCCACTCATGGCATCGCCCCGGCCCTTGCCGGCAAGGACAAGGCCAACCCCGGCAGCCTGATTTTAAGCGGCGCCATGATGCTCGAGCACATCGGCTGGAACGAAGCGGCGGGGCTCATCCATGATTCCATGGACAAGACCATCTCCGAAAAGAAGGTCACGGTCGACCTGGCCGACCAGATTCCGGGCGCGACCACCATCGGCTGCGCCGCCTTCGGCGAGGCCTTGGCCAAGAATCTGTAA
- a CDS encoding M23 family metallopeptidase, with the protein MRIIKPFKGRRGFGPVFFLLAAALVLAPVAAAGFAGYYLFLKDAHKPELVLLPEANASSLRRPFTVTAADPQSGIRSITVTVTQGQRRNTILHKSYDPPRDKVSESFNLENSELRGGAFELQAAAYDGSYANLGAGNTARVSRRMLLDLVAPSVKALTPAHYVRQGGVGLVVYEVNKDAVRSGVVVGDRFYPGFRQPGGQYACLFAFPSDMDANAFKPRLFVEDAAGNERTGFFVNMAIKRRFRDERVDVSDAYLAAHLPAFAALYPEIRDPVARFQKINDDLRRQNEAVPAALSKESPHEPLWDGAFIYMPRSIVRGSFGADRVYVHDGREIGREKSAGIDLASVPHAPVPAANNGKVVYAGPLGVFGDTVIIDHGMGLLSLYGNLSSIAVRKGESVKKGAVIGATGTTGLAANDQVHFAMYLDGQPVIPIEWWDGHWLEDNVTAKLRRYAPAPEGASGKTASAPRS; encoded by the coding sequence ATGCGCATCATAAAGCCTTTCAAGGGACGCCGGGGTTTCGGTCCGGTTTTCTTTCTGCTGGCCGCGGCCCTCGTTTTGGCGCCTGTGGCCGCGGCCGGATTCGCCGGCTACTACCTCTTTCTCAAGGACGCCCACAAACCCGAACTCGTCTTGTTGCCCGAGGCCAACGCCTCGTCGCTGAGGCGCCCCTTCACCGTGACCGCCGCCGACCCGCAATCGGGCATCCGCTCGATCACCGTCACCGTCACCCAGGGCCAGCGGCGCAACACGATACTGCACAAATCCTACGATCCGCCCAGGGACAAGGTGTCCGAAAGCTTCAATCTGGAAAATTCGGAACTTCGCGGCGGGGCCTTCGAGCTCCAGGCCGCGGCCTACGACGGGTCCTACGCCAATCTTGGCGCGGGCAACACGGCCCGCGTCTCCCGGCGCATGCTCCTCGATCTCGTGGCCCCCTCGGTCAAGGCGCTGACCCCGGCCCATTACGTGCGCCAGGGCGGCGTGGGGCTGGTCGTCTACGAGGTCAACAAGGATGCCGTCAGAAGCGGGGTGGTGGTCGGGGACAGGTTCTACCCCGGCTTCAGGCAGCCGGGCGGCCAGTACGCCTGCCTGTTCGCCTTTCCCAGCGATATGGACGCGAACGCCTTCAAGCCGCGTCTGTTCGTGGAGGACGCCGCCGGCAACGAGCGTACCGGATTTTTCGTCAATATGGCCATAAAACGGCGTTTTCGCGATGAGCGCGTCGACGTCTCCGACGCCTATCTGGCCGCGCATCTGCCGGCCTTTGCCGCGCTGTATCCGGAAATCCGCGATCCCGTGGCCCGGTTTCAAAAGATCAATGACGATCTGCGCCGCCAAAACGAGGCCGTGCCGGCCGCCTTGTCCAAGGAGAGCCCGCACGAGCCGCTCTGGGACGGGGCGTTTATCTACATGCCGCGCTCCATCGTGCGCGGCTCCTTCGGCGCGGACCGCGTCTACGTCCACGACGGCCGGGAGATCGGCCGGGAAAAAAGCGCGGGCATCGACCTCGCCTCGGTTCCCCATGCCCCGGTGCCGGCGGCCAACAACGGCAAGGTGGTTTATGCCGGGCCGCTCGGCGTCTTCGGCGACACCGTCATTATCGACCACGGCATGGGACTTTTGAGCCTCTACGGCAACCTGTCCTCCATCGCCGTGCGCAAGGGCGAGTCCGTCAAGAAGGGGGCCGTTATCGGGGCCACTGGCACGACCGGCCTCGCGGCGAACGATCAGGTCCACTTCGCCATGTATCTCGACGGCCAGCCGGTCATCCCCATCGAGTGGTGGGACGGCCATTGGCTGGAGGACAACGTCACGGCCAAGCTCAGGCGTTATGCCCCGGCCCCGGAGGGCGCCTCCGGCAAAACCGCTTCGGCCCCGCGGTCGTAG
- a CDS encoding hydantoinase/oxoprolinase family protein, protein MAVVGVDTGGTFTDVICWRDGAFAVVKLPSTPDNPARAVLAGLERLGFAGGRVLHGSTVATNAILERKGAPTAFIANAGFEDIIAIGRQNRPELYDLASRKEPCLVPGELRFGAPGRVSAEGKVLEELTPERASELARAVADAGATSAAICLLFSFLKPEHERLLGEALAACGLSVSLSSDILAEFREYERAATTVANAYVAPVMDAYIGDLEAGLGREAALSVMQSSGGLITAQTARHEPVRTILSGPAGGVVAALAVGKAAGFDSLITFDMGGTSTDVSLLDGGLSVAMETRLAGLPIKTPMIDIHTVGAGGGSLAALDVGGALTVGPQSAGADPGPACYGRGEGLTVTDANLFLGRLAPDHFLGGGMALASDRLPPLFKRLGAAAGLTPVEAAEGIVAVAEAAMERAIRVISVERGHDPADFALLSYGGAGGLHAVSLARLLGVQTVVVPRHPGLFSALGMLHADIVKDFSETVMLSSDKIDVFELAGLFGSLEEKARQGMAAEGLDGGDIVLERQLDMRYKGQSHELPIRFVADPFTAFHNRHEDIFGFKDRKAVIEVVTLRIRARAVQEKPPFKEADHLVAAVSEEAKLGERPLVWRTREIAAQWYDREKLAPGNRILGPALIAEISATTFVPPKAEARVDGFGNIVIDTHAEG, encoded by the coding sequence ATGGCCGTTGTCGGCGTGGATACCGGTGGCACGTTCACGGACGTTATCTGTTGGCGCGATGGGGCGTTTGCGGTGGTCAAGCTGCCTTCGACCCCGGACAATCCCGCCCGCGCCGTGCTTGCGGGGCTTGAGCGGTTGGGTTTCGCCGGGGGCCGCGTGCTGCACGGTTCGACCGTGGCCACCAATGCGATTTTGGAACGCAAGGGCGCGCCCACGGCTTTCATCGCCAACGCGGGCTTTGAGGACATCATCGCCATCGGCCGCCAGAACCGGCCCGAGCTTTACGACCTGGCCAGCCGCAAGGAACCCTGCCTCGTGCCCGGGGAACTGCGCTTCGGCGCGCCGGGACGCGTTTCGGCCGAGGGCAAGGTGCTCGAGGAGCTGACTCCCGAGCGGGCGTCCGAACTGGCCCGGGCCGTGGCCGATGCCGGCGCCACCTCGGCCGCCATATGTCTGCTTTTCTCCTTTCTCAAGCCCGAGCACGAACGCCTCCTTGGCGAGGCGCTGGCCGCATGCGGCCTGTCCGTCTCCCTTTCCAGCGACATCCTGGCCGAATTTCGGGAATACGAGCGCGCGGCCACCACGGTGGCCAATGCCTACGTGGCCCCGGTCATGGACGCCTATATCGGCGACCTGGAAGCCGGGCTGGGCCGGGAAGCGGCGCTTTCGGTCATGCAGTCGAGCGGCGGGCTCATCACCGCCCAAACGGCCCGCCACGAGCCGGTGCGCACGATCCTTTCCGGCCCGGCCGGCGGGGTCGTTGCCGCCTTGGCCGTGGGCAAGGCCGCCGGTTTCGACAGCCTCATCACCTTCGACATGGGCGGCACCTCCACCGACGTTTCGCTTCTCGACGGCGGTCTGTCCGTGGCCATGGAAACGCGCCTTGCCGGCCTGCCGATCAAGACGCCCATGATCGACATCCACACCGTGGGCGCGGGCGGCGGCTCGTTGGCCGCCCTCGACGTCGGCGGGGCGCTGACCGTCGGGCCTCAAAGCGCCGGGGCCGATCCCGGGCCGGCCTGCTACGGCAGGGGCGAGGGGCTGACCGTCACCGACGCCAACCTTTTTCTCGGCCGGCTTGCCCCGGATCATTTCCTTGGCGGCGGAATGGCGCTTGCCTCCGATCGCCTGCCGCCGTTGTTCAAGCGCCTGGGCGCGGCGGCCGGCCTGACGCCGGTCGAAGCGGCCGAGGGCATCGTGGCCGTGGCCGAGGCGGCCATGGAGCGGGCCATCCGGGTCATCTCCGTGGAGCGCGGCCATGATCCGGCGGATTTCGCGCTGCTTTCCTACGGCGGCGCGGGCGGGCTCCACGCCGTGTCCCTGGCCCGGCTGCTCGGCGTCCAAACGGTTGTCGTGCCGCGCCATCCGGGTCTCTTTTCTGCCCTTGGCATGCTTCACGCCGATATCGTCAAGGATTTTTCCGAAACCGTCATGCTGTCTTCGGACAAGATCGACGTGTTCGAGCTGGCCGGGCTTTTCGGCTCCCTGGAGGAAAAAGCCCGCCAGGGCATGGCGGCCGAAGGTCTGGACGGCGGCGACATCGTGCTCGAGCGCCAGCTCGACATGCGCTACAAAGGCCAGTCCCACGAATTGCCCATTCGTTTCGTGGCCGACCCCTTCACCGCCTTTCACAACCGCCACGAGGACATTTTCGGCTTCAAGGACCGCAAGGCCGTCATCGAAGTCGTCACGCTTCGCATCCGGGCGCGCGCCGTTCAGGAGAAGCCGCCGTTCAAGGAGGCCGATCACCTTGTCGCGGCGGTGTCCGAGGAGGCCAAGCTCGGCGAACGCCCCCTCGTTTGGCGCACCCGCGAGATCGCGGCCCAGTGGTACGACCGGGAAAAGCTCGCCCCCGGCAACCGCATCCTCGGTCCGGCGCTCATCGCCGAAATTTCGGCCACCACCTTCGTTCCGCCCAAGGCCGAGGCACGCGTGGACGGCTTCGGCAACATCGTCATCGACACGCATGCCGAAGGATGA
- a CDS encoding hydantoinase B/oxoprolinase family protein, with the protein MNITPITLEVFKNKFASVAEEMGMALTRAAFSPNIKERRDFSCAVFDAKGDMVAQAAHIPVHLGSMPLSVASIIEALELAPGEMAMLNDPFRGGTHLPDITLVAPVYAGTDAPVFYVANRAHHADVGGMAPGSMPLSTSIFQEGLVIPPVKIVVGGEIVPDVMNLFLANVRTPAERQGDFAAQIMANRTGVARMEALVKAHSLETVTAMAEALMDYAERLMIATIAAMPDGSYEAEDSLDDDGVGGQDVAVRLTLSIGGEEAELDFTDSDPQTAGCVNAVGAIAVSAALYVFRCLAGGNAPTNAGCLRPIIVRTAAGTLVDARFPAAVAGGNVETSQRIVDVILAALAKALPGRIPAASQGTMNNVAMGGFDPRVKKSFTYYETLAGGAGADAKGPGQSAVHSHMTNTLNTPVEALEYAYPLRVTRYAIRQGSGGPGQHPGGDGLVREIEALAPMEVTVLSDRRFRGPWGLDGGGEGASGVNTVTRRNGEMVMPGKFHVRLRKGDRLRIETPGGGGYGVMG; encoded by the coding sequence ATGAACATCACTCCGATTACCCTGGAAGTCTTCAAGAACAAGTTCGCTTCGGTGGCCGAGGAAATGGGCATGGCGCTGACCCGCGCCGCCTTTTCCCCGAACATCAAGGAACGTCGCGACTTCTCCTGCGCCGTGTTCGACGCCAAGGGCGACATGGTGGCCCAGGCCGCCCATATTCCCGTTCATCTCGGCTCCATGCCGCTTTCCGTGGCCTCCATCATCGAAGCGCTGGAACTGGCCCCGGGCGAAATGGCCATGCTCAACGATCCGTTTCGGGGCGGCACCCACCTGCCCGACATCACGCTTGTCGCCCCGGTCTACGCCGGCACCGACGCCCCGGTCTTCTACGTCGCCAACCGCGCCCACCACGCCGACGTCGGCGGCATGGCCCCCGGCTCCATGCCCCTTTCCACCTCCATATTCCAGGAAGGCCTCGTCATACCGCCGGTGAAAATCGTCGTGGGCGGCGAAATCGTCCCGGACGTCATGAACCTCTTCCTGGCCAACGTGCGCACCCCGGCCGAGCGGCAGGGAGATTTCGCCGCCCAGATCATGGCCAACCGCACCGGCGTCGCCCGCATGGAAGCCCTGGTCAAGGCCCACAGCCTGGAGACCGTGACCGCCATGGCCGAGGCGCTCATGGACTACGCCGAGCGGCTCATGATCGCGACCATCGCCGCCATGCCCGACGGCTCCTACGAAGCCGAGGACAGCCTGGACGACGACGGTGTCGGCGGCCAGGACGTCGCCGTGCGCCTGACGCTTTCCATCGGCGGCGAGGAGGCGGAACTCGATTTCACGGACAGCGATCCCCAAACGGCGGGCTGCGTCAACGCGGTGGGCGCCATCGCCGTCTCGGCCGCGCTCTACGTGTTCCGCTGCCTGGCCGGCGGCAACGCCCCGACCAACGCCGGCTGCCTGCGCCCCATCATCGTGCGCACGGCAGCCGGCACCTTGGTCGATGCCCGCTTTCCGGCGGCCGTGGCCGGCGGCAACGTCGAAACCTCCCAGCGCATTGTGGACGTGATCCTGGCCGCTCTGGCCAAGGCGCTGCCCGGGCGCATTCCCGCCGCCTCGCAAGGCACCATGAACAACGTGGCCATGGGCGGCTTCGACCCGCGCGTCAAAAAATCTTTCACCTACTACGAGACCCTTGCCGGCGGGGCCGGGGCCGATGCGAAGGGCCCGGGACAGTCTGCCGTGCACTCCCACATGACCAATACCCTCAATACGCCCGTCGAGGCGCTGGAATATGCCTACCCGCTGCGCGTCACGCGCTATGCGATCCGCCAGGGTTCCGGCGGTCCGGGCCAACATCCCGGCGGCGACGGGCTGGTGCGCGAGATCGAAGCCCTCGCCCCCATGGAGGTGACCGTGCTCTCCGACCGGCGTTTTCGCGGCCCCTGGGGCCTGGACGGGGGCGGGGAGGGCGCTTCCGGCGTCAATACCGTGACGCGGCGAAACGGCGAGATGGTCATGCCCGGCAAGTTTCACGTGCGCCTGCGCAAAGGCGACCGGCTGCGCATCGAAACCCCCGGCGGCGGGGGCTACGGCGTGATGGGGTAG